A single genomic interval of Porphyromonas sp. oral taxon 275 harbors:
- a CDS encoding TonB-dependent receptor, producing MVGLSLPMLIGAGVTPLQAAETNTTAQAPGPKQTKKIVGVVSDSKTGEPIIGAAVRLKGSSQGVITDIEGHFEIQAAPGDQLFVSSVGYTSKTIRVEKTTILSITLSEDAKTLQNVVVTAFGTGQKKESVTGSIQTVRPMELKIPSANLSNAFAGRLAGVIAYQRSGEPGSNGSDFFIRGVASMNSQAPLIVLDGVEISRADLNALDPEVIESFSVLKDATASAMYGTRGANGVLIIKTKSGADLDRPVIGVRIENYINMPVQLPKLANAETYMRLYNEAVTNQGSGSLLYSEDRIRKTLSGEDRYLYPNVDWYKELFNDVTYNQRANFNVRGGTSKITYFLNANVNHETGMLKGRSKDFFSYDNNINLMKYAFQNNVDFHLSPSATIAMQLNAQLSNFHGPVTASNGNGSASDIYKGIMDINPVDFPVMWPQNDSQWVRWGGYRLGSNNAWNPVADASSGYKDTFESTVIANLNYTQKLDFITKGLSFKGLASFKNWSTSTTFRHQGYNIYQNKSDNKLPDGDYDLKMANGGDPSRPVLGTGGNSAGDRRFYLQAFLNYDRTFGKHNVAGMLLYNQDEHVVNNPNNDLIRSLPHRRQGYAARVNYEYDGRYMVEVNAGISGSENFAKGHRYGFFPSFSAGWNISNEAFWQPLKKAVNNLKLRASYGLAGNDQAGERFVYLDVVDNSSNDRPYFQTGFDGQTEGRRGPLFKRFLNEDITWEIARKLNVGFDISVLRMLNLTVDFFQEHRTNVFQEKQSIPNYFGTAASKIYGNFAEVKNWGVDMSAELNKQLSKDLTMQLRGTFTFARNRVVKYDEAPNLRPTRRQVGRSLFTYTGYVADGYYIDQADIAHSPKSTLNNIAVAPGDIKYLDQPDEHGKYDGIIDENDQVPLGYSTVPEINYGLGGTFTYKQWDFGFHLQGQAHTSLMMSGFSPFGTNTRRNVLQWIADNHWSKDNQNPHALYPRLTEYDNNQNTKNSTHWLRDASFLKLRSLEIGYRFKMARVYVNANNLLTLSSFKLWDPEMGGGKGMSYPLQRTFNLGVNFTFK from the coding sequence ATGGTAGGACTCTCGCTGCCGATGCTCATCGGCGCTGGCGTCACACCGCTCCAGGCTGCAGAGACTAATACCACAGCCCAGGCACCAGGCCCTAAACAGACCAAGAAGATCGTCGGTGTCGTCTCGGACTCCAAGACGGGCGAGCCCATCATCGGGGCTGCCGTACGCCTCAAGGGGTCGAGCCAAGGGGTAATCACCGACATCGAAGGGCACTTTGAGATCCAGGCCGCACCTGGCGATCAGCTCTTCGTCTCCTCGGTGGGCTATACCTCCAAGACCATCCGTGTCGAGAAGACGACCATCCTCTCCATCACCCTCTCCGAGGACGCTAAGACGCTGCAGAACGTCGTCGTCACCGCCTTCGGTACGGGGCAGAAGAAGGAGTCCGTCACGGGGTCGATCCAGACGGTACGTCCTATGGAGCTCAAGATCCCCTCGGCTAACCTCTCCAACGCCTTCGCCGGACGTCTGGCGGGGGTCATCGCCTACCAGCGTAGTGGGGAGCCTGGGTCCAACGGCTCAGACTTCTTCATCCGTGGGGTCGCCTCTATGAACTCGCAGGCTCCGCTCATCGTCCTCGACGGGGTAGAGATCAGCCGCGCTGACCTCAACGCCCTCGACCCCGAGGTCATCGAGAGCTTCTCCGTCCTGAAGGATGCTACCGCCTCTGCCATGTACGGTACGCGTGGGGCTAACGGGGTGCTCATCATCAAGACCAAGAGTGGTGCCGACCTCGACCGCCCCGTCATCGGTGTGCGTATCGAGAACTACATCAACATGCCTGTCCAGCTGCCCAAGCTCGCCAACGCCGAGACCTACATGCGTCTCTACAACGAGGCTGTGACGAACCAGGGCTCGGGCTCGCTGCTCTACAGCGAAGACCGCATCCGCAAGACCCTCTCTGGGGAGGACCGCTACCTCTATCCTAATGTAGACTGGTACAAGGAGCTCTTCAACGACGTCACCTACAACCAGCGTGCGAACTTCAACGTACGTGGGGGGACGAGCAAGATCACCTACTTCCTCAACGCCAACGTCAACCATGAGACGGGGATGCTGAAGGGTCGAAGCAAAGACTTCTTCTCCTACGACAACAACATTAACCTGATGAAGTACGCCTTCCAGAATAATGTTGACTTCCACCTCTCGCCCTCGGCGACCATCGCCATGCAGCTCAATGCGCAGCTCTCCAACTTCCACGGGCCCGTCACCGCGAGCAACGGGAATGGTAGTGCTAGCGACATCTACAAGGGGATCATGGACATCAACCCCGTGGACTTCCCCGTCATGTGGCCGCAGAACGACAGTCAGTGGGTACGCTGGGGGGGCTATCGTCTGGGCTCGAACAATGCCTGGAACCCCGTAGCTGATGCTTCGAGCGGGTACAAGGATACCTTCGAGAGCACCGTCATCGCCAACCTGAACTACACGCAGAAGCTGGACTTCATCACCAAGGGCCTCAGCTTTAAGGGGCTTGCCTCCTTCAAGAACTGGAGCACCTCGACCACCTTCCGCCACCAGGGCTACAATATCTATCAGAACAAGAGCGATAATAAGCTCCCCGATGGAGACTACGACCTCAAGATGGCTAACGGTGGGGACCCCTCGCGTCCTGTCCTCGGTACGGGTGGGAACTCGGCTGGGGACCGTCGCTTCTACCTCCAGGCCTTCCTGAACTACGACCGCACCTTCGGCAAGCACAATGTCGCTGGGATGCTGCTCTACAATCAGGATGAGCACGTGGTGAACAACCCCAACAACGACCTCATCCGCTCGCTCCCGCACCGCCGTCAGGGCTACGCTGCTCGTGTCAACTACGAGTACGATGGCCGCTACATGGTAGAGGTCAACGCCGGGATCTCGGGCTCGGAGAACTTCGCCAAGGGACACCGCTATGGTTTCTTCCCCTCCTTCTCGGCTGGGTGGAACATCAGCAACGAAGCCTTCTGGCAGCCCCTCAAGAAGGCCGTCAACAACCTCAAGCTCCGTGCCTCCTACGGTCTTGCGGGTAATGACCAGGCTGGGGAGCGCTTCGTCTACCTCGATGTCGTAGACAATAGCTCCAACGATCGCCCCTACTTCCAGACTGGCTTCGATGGCCAGACCGAAGGGCGCCGCGGGCCGCTCTTCAAGCGCTTCCTCAACGAGGATATCACCTGGGAAATCGCGCGCAAGCTCAATGTCGGCTTCGACATCTCGGTGCTGCGTATGCTCAACCTCACGGTGGACTTCTTCCAGGAGCATCGTACCAACGTCTTCCAGGAGAAGCAGTCCATCCCCAACTACTTCGGTACGGCTGCCTCTAAGATCTATGGGAACTTCGCCGAGGTCAAGAACTGGGGGGTCGATATGTCTGCCGAGCTGAACAAGCAGCTCTCCAAGGACCTGACGATGCAGCTGCGTGGTACCTTCACCTTCGCACGTAACCGTGTCGTGAAGTACGACGAGGCGCCTAACCTCCGTCCTACGCGTCGCCAGGTAGGCCGTAGCCTCTTCACCTACACGGGCTACGTCGCCGATGGCTACTACATCGACCAGGCCGACATCGCCCACAGCCCTAAGAGCACGCTCAATAACATCGCTGTCGCCCCCGGGGATATCAAGTACCTCGACCAGCCCGACGAGCATGGCAAGTACGATGGGATCATCGACGAGAACGACCAGGTACCCCTCGGCTACTCCACGGTGCCTGAGATCAACTACGGTCTCGGGGGTACCTTCACCTACAAGCAGTGGGACTTCGGCTTCCACCTCCAGGGTCAGGCGCACACCTCGCTCATGATGTCGGGCTTCAGCCCCTTCGGTACGAACACTCGCCGCAACGTCCTGCAGTGGATCGCCGACAACCACTGGAGCAAGGACAATCAGAATCCTCACGCACTCTATCCTCGCCTGACGGAGTACGACAACAACCAGAATACGAAGAACTCGACGCACTGGCTGCGTGACGCCTCCTTCCTTAAGCTCCGTAGCCTCGAGATCGGCTACCGCTTCAAGATGGCACGTGTCTACGTCAACGCCAACAACCTGCTGACGCTCTCCTCCTTCAAGCTCTGGGATCCTGAAATGGGTGGCGGTAAGGGCATGTCCTACCCACTGCAGCGCACCTTCAACCTCGGGGTGAACTTCACCTTCAAGTAG
- a CDS encoding RagB/SusD family nutrient uptake outer membrane protein translates to MKRLYKMVLLASASVLLTSSCSSYLDIVPDERAQEDDVVKDKNKNWDYMYSCYAYLPNPANTQSLDLLTGDEVITAFEHERWAAFPKGTYNSTDPVISYWNTFFQGIRQCYMMQRKINEMQVDEDTKKDYRGQIDFLLAYYHYLLVRCYGPVILVKSLPDVNTKVEDYASRTPLDECVQWIADKFDEAAKNLPATREQRRVGLATSTAAKGLKAQLLLLAASPLFNGEAEFLKDLKNPDGKLLMPQAKDPQKWIKAKDALKEAISAAEAAGHSLYTKTGQFVSLNKFPKNAQQRTLRYNILDWTGEANPEVIFADTRGEGWYDLAGKSSPKGEGGSGWNGVAPTWNMLNRFYTKNGLPWDEDPEFKDQSKLELVTVDATQSEEAMPGKQTIKFNLGREPRFYAWIGFQGGYYEILNKDKSNPAFPKTYLANGEEGNVLLDFMKNGNQGRGNRNNNYSPTGYLNKKGVYPEEGVGKGGVDFTLKHHPWPVLRLADLYLAYAEACVEAGDNATALTYLNKVRVRAGIPTAEESWKLAGVTSFSQAKLRQIVRQERQVEFYLENQNFWDMRRWLEAEKYFSVKAQGMNIQATTIADFAHLTEVPFERAFGKHNYLLPIPVADVNRNGNLVNNPGY, encoded by the coding sequence ATGAAAAGACTATATAAGATGGTTCTGCTGGCCAGTGCCAGCGTCCTGCTCACCAGCTCCTGCTCGAGCTACCTGGATATCGTCCCCGACGAGCGCGCTCAGGAGGATGATGTCGTCAAGGACAAGAATAAGAACTGGGACTACATGTATTCCTGCTACGCGTACCTGCCGAACCCAGCGAATACACAGAGCCTGGACCTCCTGACGGGGGACGAGGTGATCACCGCCTTCGAGCACGAGCGCTGGGCAGCCTTCCCTAAGGGTACCTACAACTCGACCGACCCCGTGATCTCCTACTGGAATACCTTCTTCCAGGGCATCCGTCAGTGCTACATGATGCAGCGCAAGATCAACGAGATGCAGGTCGATGAGGACACCAAGAAGGACTACCGCGGTCAGATCGACTTCCTCCTGGCCTACTACCACTACCTGCTGGTACGCTGCTACGGCCCCGTCATCCTGGTCAAGAGCCTCCCCGATGTCAATACTAAGGTAGAGGACTACGCCTCCCGTACGCCCCTCGACGAGTGCGTGCAGTGGATCGCCGACAAGTTCGACGAGGCGGCCAAGAACCTCCCCGCCACGCGTGAGCAGCGCCGTGTAGGGCTCGCTACGAGCACGGCGGCTAAGGGCCTCAAGGCTCAGCTCCTCCTGCTGGCTGCTTCGCCCCTCTTCAATGGGGAGGCAGAGTTCCTCAAGGATCTGAAGAACCCCGACGGCAAGCTGCTGATGCCCCAGGCCAAGGACCCACAGAAGTGGATCAAGGCCAAGGACGCCCTCAAGGAAGCTATCTCCGCAGCTGAGGCCGCTGGACACAGCCTCTACACCAAGACGGGGCAGTTCGTCTCGCTCAACAAGTTCCCCAAGAATGCCCAGCAGCGCACCCTGCGCTACAACATCCTTGACTGGACGGGTGAGGCCAATCCCGAGGTGATCTTCGCTGATACGCGTGGCGAAGGCTGGTACGATCTGGCAGGTAAGTCCTCGCCTAAGGGCGAAGGCGGCTCGGGCTGGAACGGCGTGGCTCCTACGTGGAACATGCTGAACCGCTTCTACACCAAGAACGGTCTGCCCTGGGACGAAGACCCTGAGTTCAAGGATCAGTCCAAGCTCGAGCTCGTCACCGTAGACGCCACTCAGAGCGAGGAGGCTATGCCCGGCAAGCAGACAATCAAGTTCAACCTCGGCCGTGAGCCCCGTTTTTATGCGTGGATCGGCTTCCAGGGTGGCTACTACGAGATCCTCAATAAGGATAAGAGTAACCCCGCCTTCCCCAAGACCTACCTCGCTAACGGCGAGGAAGGCAACGTGCTCCTTGACTTCATGAAGAACGGTAATCAGGGTCGCGGCAACCGCAACAATAACTACTCTCCCACGGGCTACCTCAATAAGAAGGGTGTCTACCCAGAGGAAGGCGTAGGTAAGGGCGGCGTAGACTTCACGCTGAAGCATCACCCATGGCCCGTCCTTCGCCTCGCGGACCTCTACCTCGCCTATGCTGAGGCCTGCGTAGAGGCTGGGGATAACGCTACGGCACTGACCTACCTTAATAAGGTACGTGTCCGTGCAGGTATCCCTACGGCTGAGGAGTCCTGGAAGCTGGCTGGCGTGACGAGCTTCTCCCAGGCCAAGCTCCGCCAGATCGTACGCCAGGAGCGTCAGGTAGAGTTCTACCTCGAGAACCAGAACTTCTGGGATATGCGCCGCTGGCTCGAGGCTGAGAAGTACTTCAGCGTCAAGGCTCAGGGGATGAACATCCAGGCAACGACGATCGCAGACTTCGCTCACCTGACGGAGGTGCCCTTCGAGCGCGCCTTCGGTAAGCACAACTACCTCCTGCCTATCCCCGTGGCTGACGTGAACCGCAACGGCAACCTCGTCAACAACCCCGGTTACTAA
- a CDS encoding chitobiase, translated as MKQIAFALLAGTLALASSCKKEDLGPRPTDLDRSTVTATPAEGSILLNWRIPENVSYQYVRVTYTHPETKQLVTKLASSYSDSLRVDNLLARYGEIQFTLQPFTKQGAEGTAIQIAATAKAKPRVEQITPTKLSITDANVFVSHPEATEGPKAGLVDEDDNSFYHENWHAPLAPMPHYIVYKLPKAVKNFSFYMKGRNNAGRLNPEEMDIYVSDSFDGTFDPEANKAVLAKELTGLPTGQAAAYTSPNIRMDKAYNYVWFKIKKVYNDRLFAAIAALHVSELSISIYDPETGKTTNE; from the coding sequence ATGAAACAGATAGCATTCGCACTCCTAGCAGGGACGCTGGCACTAGCCAGCTCCTGCAAGAAGGAGGACCTCGGACCTCGCCCCACGGATCTCGATCGCTCCACGGTGACGGCTACGCCTGCTGAGGGCTCCATCCTCCTGAACTGGCGCATCCCCGAGAACGTCAGCTACCAGTACGTCCGCGTGACCTACACCCACCCCGAGACCAAGCAGCTGGTGACCAAGCTCGCCAGCAGCTACTCCGACTCGCTACGTGTAGACAACCTGCTGGCGCGCTACGGTGAGATCCAGTTCACCCTGCAGCCCTTCACCAAGCAGGGCGCTGAGGGCACGGCCATCCAGATCGCCGCTACCGCTAAGGCTAAGCCCCGCGTAGAGCAGATCACGCCCACCAAGCTCAGCATCACCGACGCCAACGTCTTCGTCAGTCACCCCGAGGCTACCGAAGGACCCAAGGCTGGCCTTGTGGATGAGGACGACAACTCCTTCTACCACGAGAACTGGCACGCACCGCTGGCGCCCATGCCCCACTACATCGTCTACAAGCTGCCCAAGGCGGTCAAGAACTTCAGCTTCTACATGAAGGGACGTAACAATGCCGGTCGCCTCAACCCCGAAGAAATGGACATCTACGTCAGCGACAGCTTCGACGGCACCTTCGATCCCGAGGCTAATAAGGCGGTGCTCGCCAAGGAGCTCACTGGGCTCCCCACGGGTCAGGCTGCGGCCTACACCTCGCCGAATATCCGCATGGACAAGGCCTACAACTACGTTTGGTTCAAGATCAAGAAGGTCTACAACGACCGTCTCTTCGCGGCGATCGCTGCGCTCCACGTCTCCGAGCTCTCCATCAGCATCTACGATCCTGAGACGGGCAAGACGACCAACGAATAA
- a CDS encoding M60 family metallopeptidase, whose product MRLRQLSTLLLAASLLSLAPSCKTADGPGNKPNGGQVTPGQGDTPQEVDFQAAAMTKQISLGGASATWQVTSTKTWVKASQIGQTLKIDVEANDDAEVREAELRLTSSAGKRTIKIRQLGQAPAILVDKSVINQVPAAGGGITFEITTNVKVEVKLPDWIKSPARAMRRETHNYVVQPNTTGKERMANIEIIQTGVAKDPVKLLVAVQQLGTNNYIPGSTDQLPEDEQIKVVSGTASSVQPGSGIELSFDGDLSTIYHSSWANGGPNYFPITLTYNFAEATEVDYLVYYPRQQGYNGYFSEGEIQSSEDGTTFTKLMDFDFRASSTATRVVLPKRTKAKSFRFIVRKGHGDGQGFASCAEMQFFRRSTKAFDYTAIFADEVCSELKPSVTEAQIAQISDPFFRNLAFYLKQGKYNKEFRVADFKPWLLPTVVSGPNKTNPYSLLDNPTGIAVEKGQDLIVFVGDLHQMDARLSLRVQNLDKPGGDGFNDPVVYPLSRGMNRIKMQKSGLAYVLYHASDAATLKRFKPVRIHFATGTVNGYYDSQDPKLKDRWHELINKAPNKHFDVLGKYCHLTFETQAFRQYTPQGRDIANTYDSIVYNEWVLHGLVKYKREPQNRMYLHVMYHAFMYATWYHTAYVNSTQQDILNPDKMRNPASQGAAWGPSHEIGHMNQTRPGLLWAGMTEVTVNIPSEYITTYVFGQPSRLQVEKLELGNNRYTKGFNNIFVGNVPFYRAGDVFVNLIPFWQLELYFGKALGRTPRKQADGVSGFYPDLYQYFREHDSPNTVGEQQTEFAFAASKVGGVDLTRFFERWGFFHTVDNGEIDDYGKSKINITAARVASVKSRIKALGLKPLDVALEYITDHNAYLYAQKPAIVAGAAAKVSGRTVTITGWKHVVAFEVYDGTKLVYAADATHPAEGGAVFTMDADWKSSYSIKAVSAGNDRVDVPRQ is encoded by the coding sequence ATGAGACTAAGACAACTAAGCACGCTGCTGCTGGCTGCCTCGCTGCTGAGCCTAGCCCCCAGCTGCAAGACAGCCGACGGCCCCGGCAACAAGCCCAACGGCGGTCAGGTGACCCCAGGCCAAGGGGACACGCCTCAGGAGGTAGACTTCCAGGCGGCCGCCATGACTAAGCAGATCAGCCTAGGCGGAGCCTCCGCTACCTGGCAGGTCACCAGCACGAAGACCTGGGTCAAGGCTAGCCAGATCGGCCAGACCCTCAAGATCGACGTAGAGGCCAACGATGACGCCGAGGTGCGTGAGGCCGAGCTGCGCCTCACCAGCTCCGCAGGCAAGCGCACGATCAAGATCCGCCAGCTCGGGCAGGCCCCTGCGATCCTGGTCGACAAGTCGGTCATCAATCAGGTGCCCGCTGCGGGCGGTGGCATCACCTTCGAGATCACGACCAACGTCAAGGTCGAGGTCAAGCTCCCCGACTGGATCAAGAGCCCAGCCCGTGCTATGCGCCGCGAGACGCATAACTACGTAGTGCAGCCCAACACCACGGGCAAGGAGCGCATGGCCAATATCGAGATCATCCAGACGGGCGTAGCCAAAGACCCCGTCAAGCTCCTCGTCGCTGTCCAGCAGCTCGGCACGAACAACTACATCCCTGGCAGCACGGACCAGCTGCCCGAGGATGAGCAGATCAAGGTCGTCAGCGGTACAGCCAGCTCCGTCCAGCCTGGCTCGGGCATCGAGCTCAGCTTCGACGGCGACCTCTCGACGATCTATCACTCCTCCTGGGCCAACGGTGGGCCGAACTACTTCCCCATCACGCTGACCTACAACTTCGCCGAGGCCACCGAGGTCGACTACCTCGTCTACTACCCCCGCCAGCAGGGCTACAATGGCTACTTCTCGGAGGGCGAGATCCAGAGCTCGGAGGATGGGACGACCTTCACCAAGCTGATGGACTTCGACTTCCGCGCCAGCAGCACCGCCACGCGTGTCGTTCTGCCCAAGCGCACCAAGGCTAAGAGCTTCCGCTTCATCGTCCGCAAGGGCCACGGGGACGGGCAGGGCTTCGCCAGCTGCGCCGAGATGCAGTTCTTCCGCCGCTCCACTAAGGCCTTCGACTACACGGCCATCTTCGCCGACGAGGTCTGCAGCGAGCTCAAGCCCTCGGTGACGGAGGCTCAGATCGCTCAGATCAGTGACCCCTTCTTCCGCAACCTAGCCTTCTACCTCAAGCAGGGTAAGTATAATAAGGAGTTCCGCGTGGCGGACTTCAAGCCCTGGCTGCTCCCCACGGTCGTCTCGGGCCCCAACAAGACCAACCCCTATTCGCTGCTCGACAACCCCACGGGGATCGCCGTAGAGAAGGGGCAGGACCTCATCGTCTTCGTCGGGGATCTCCATCAGATGGATGCCCGCCTGAGCCTCCGAGTGCAGAACCTCGACAAGCCCGGCGGTGATGGCTTCAACGACCCTGTGGTCTATCCCCTCTCGCGCGGGATGAACCGCATCAAGATGCAGAAGTCAGGCCTTGCCTACGTCCTCTACCACGCCAGCGATGCTGCTACGCTCAAGCGCTTCAAGCCCGTGCGTATCCACTTCGCCACGGGTACGGTCAATGGCTACTACGACTCTCAGGATCCCAAGCTCAAGGATCGCTGGCACGAGCTCATCAACAAGGCGCCCAATAAGCACTTCGACGTCCTCGGCAAGTACTGCCACCTCACCTTCGAGACGCAGGCCTTCCGCCAGTACACCCCTCAGGGCCGTGACATCGCCAATACCTACGATAGCATCGTCTACAACGAGTGGGTACTGCATGGTCTGGTGAAGTACAAGCGTGAGCCGCAGAACCGTATGTACCTGCACGTCATGTACCATGCCTTCATGTACGCGACCTGGTACCACACGGCCTACGTCAACAGCACGCAGCAGGATATCCTCAACCCCGACAAGATGCGCAACCCCGCTTCGCAGGGTGCTGCCTGGGGGCCCTCCCACGAGATCGGGCACATGAACCAGACGCGCCCTGGCCTCCTCTGGGCAGGGATGACGGAGGTCACGGTCAATATCCCCTCCGAGTACATCACGACCTACGTCTTCGGCCAGCCCTCGCGTCTGCAGGTCGAGAAGCTCGAGCTGGGCAACAACCGCTATACGAAGGGCTTCAATAATATCTTCGTCGGCAATGTGCCCTTCTACCGCGCAGGGGACGTCTTCGTCAACCTCATCCCCTTCTGGCAGCTGGAGCTCTACTTCGGTAAGGCGCTCGGGCGCACGCCGCGCAAGCAGGCTGATGGCGTCTCGGGCTTCTACCCTGACCTCTACCAGTACTTCCGTGAGCATGATTCGCCCAATACAGTAGGCGAGCAGCAGACGGAGTTTGCCTTCGCTGCCTCCAAGGTCGGGGGCGTAGACCTCACCCGCTTCTTCGAGCGCTGGGGCTTCTTCCACACCGTGGACAATGGCGAGATCGACGACTACGGTAAGTCGAAGATCAACATCACGGCAGCCCGCGTGGCGAGCGTCAAGAGCCGCATCAAGGCCCTAGGCCTCAAGCCGCTGGATGTTGCCCTCGAGTACATCACCGACCACAACGCCTACCTCTACGCGCAGAAGCCCGCTATCGTCGCAGGTGCTGCGGCCAAGGTCTCTGGGCGCACAGTGACCATCACGGGCTGGAAGCATGTCGTGGCCTTCGAGGTCTACGACGGTACCAAGCTCGTCTACGCAGCTGATGCGACCCATCCTGCCGAGGGTGGCGCGGTCTTCACGATGGATGCGGACTGGAAGTCCAGCTACAGCATCAAGGCGGTCTCCGCGGGTAACGACCGTGTAGACGTACCCCGTCAGTAA
- the purN gene encoding phosphoribosylglycinamide formyltransferase: protein MKRIAILASGSGSNAEAIIHYLRQSREAEVVLLLTNRPDAGVRERARRLGVRCDYLPTAELREGSKPLALLAELGVELVVLAGYLVLITEPWLQAYPQRILNIHPALLPEFGGKGMYGHHVHEAVLAAGRTYSGITIHLVDEHYDHGQTLLQAQCPVLAGDSPETLAARIHQLEHRYYPAAVAQYLRLLDER from the coding sequence ATGAAACGAATAGCAATACTCGCCTCAGGGAGTGGCTCCAACGCGGAGGCCATCATCCATTACCTGCGCCAGAGCAGGGAGGCAGAGGTCGTGCTTCTGCTCACCAATCGCCCCGACGCAGGCGTCCGCGAGCGCGCTCGGCGCCTCGGTGTGCGCTGCGACTACCTCCCTACGGCAGAGCTGCGCGAGGGCTCCAAGCCCCTGGCGCTGCTGGCGGAGCTAGGCGTCGAGCTGGTCGTCCTGGCGGGCTACCTCGTCCTCATCACCGAGCCCTGGCTGCAGGCCTACCCACAGCGCATCCTCAACATCCACCCTGCGCTGCTGCCTGAGTTCGGCGGCAAGGGGATGTACGGGCACCATGTCCACGAGGCCGTGCTGGCTGCGGGACGCACCTACAGCGGGATCACCATCCACCTCGTGGACGAGCACTACGACCACGGACAGACGCTCCTACAGGCTCAGTGCCCTGTGCTGGCGGGCGACAGCCCCGAGACGCTGGCGGCACGCATCCACCAGCTGGAGCACCGCTACTACCCTGCAGCTGTAGCCCAATACCTACGCCTTCTGGACGAGCGATAG
- a CDS encoding acyl carrier protein, with protein sequence MSQEIQDKVVEIIVDKLNCEASEVTPEANFSSDLGADSLDTVELIMEFEKAFDIQIPDQDAQGIKTVGDAVQYIVAKKG encoded by the coding sequence ATGTCACAGGAAATCCAGGACAAGGTAGTAGAAATCATCGTCGACAAGCTCAACTGCGAAGCTAGCGAAGTAACGCCCGAGGCAAACTTCTCCAGCGACCTCGGTGCAGACTCGCTCGACACCGTAGAGCTCATCATGGAGTTCGAGAAGGCCTTCGATATCCAGATCCCCGACCAGGACGCTCAGGGTATCAAGACCGTCGGTGACGCTGTCCAGTACATCGTCGCTAAGAAGGGCTAG